In Bradysia coprophila strain Holo2 unplaced genomic scaffold, BU_Bcop_v1 contig_350, whole genome shotgun sequence, a genomic segment contains:
- the LOC119081033 gene encoding allatostatins MIP codes for MTSFIKSAVTFLIWIFISNIYQLNVVADQQSSNAMTDNVQRTMQDVSPLEQMSRYLKSKKSWQNLQGSWGKRNIGYPLEEYSDDALSNRYADDDLFNGDFQDVDTAGYADDGDVERQEYYPDKRAWKSMHGGWGKRIGTWGKREPGWNNLKGLWGKRSTNWNKLSSAWGKRSV; via the exons ATGACGTCTTTCATTAAATCCGCCGTCACATTCCTCATCTGGATCTTCATATCAAACATCTATCAATTGAACGTTGTAGCTGAtcaacaatcatcaaacgCGATGACAGATAACGTGCAACGAACTATGCAAGACGTGTCACCGCTCGAACAAATGTCCAGAtatttgaaatcaaaaaaGTCGTGGCAAAACTTGCAAGGGTCATGGGGCAAACGTAATATTGGCTATCCCCTGGAAGAGTACAGCGATGATGCGTTGAGTAATCGATATGCTGATGATGATCTATTCAACGGCGACTTTCAGGATGTGGACACTGCTGGTTATGCGGACGACGGTGATGTCGAACGTCAGGAATATTATCCGGATAAACGGGCCTGGAAATCTATGCACGGTGGTTGGGGCAAACGAATTG GAACATGGGGTAAGCGTGAACCTGGCTGGAACAATTTGAAAGGTCTGTGGGGAAAGCGTTCAACCAATTGGAACAAACTATCATCGGCATGGGGAAAACGTAGTGTATAA
- the LOC119081014 gene encoding transmembrane protein 104 homolog: MPFRERVAGDEYSPWIGLVFIFNLIVGTGALTLPAVFAKAGWCLGLIMIVVLAFISYMTVTFIIESMACANAVIHWRRLQFLKRDRLATDDEVDSTDPDEAINPEISEASIEHTPLFSQSSRYYVLDHKIELGEMAGLFFNDIGRILFYLCIAIYLYGDLSIYSAAVSKTLRDVICDRNMTSDNMTDDQMDLQPCWQDYETLTRLDCYRLSLVAFIMLLGPFTFFNVTKTKYIQMCTILLRWLAFTVMISIAVHRLFVSGNQGQPPAARIFGVPTLFGVCIYSFMCHHSLPSLLAPISSKKSLKSLLSIDYSLIAAFYLCLALTGAFAFSHLEDLYTLNFVPVGQGSFLLKSIEYFLSLFPVFTLSASFPIIAITLRNNLQTLFLDTTRIESYNFFLRRVMFPLLAIVPPVLVTYYTDSLTSLVGFTGSYAGSGIQYFIPIALVYSARKTCSDLLGQGIQNEFRSPFVSNAWLVGVGVWAITCVILVTVNFFIRV; the protein is encoded by the exons ATGCCTTTTCGTGAAAGAGTTGCCGGTGATGAATATTCGCCATGG ATTGGTCTGGTgtttatattcaatttaatcGTTGGTACGGGTGCACTTACCTTGCCTGCTGTGTTTGCGAAAGCAGGATGGTGTCTCGGTTTGATAATGATAGTCGTCCTGGCATTCATATCTTACATGACTGTTACATTCATAATAGAGAGTATGGCCTGCGCAAATGCTGTCATACATTGGAGGAGATTACAATTTCTGAAACGCGATCGG CTGGCCACTGATGATGAAGTAGACAGCACTGATCCAGATGAGGCAATCAATCCAGAAATTAGTGAAGCAAGTATTGAACATACTCCGCTCTTCTCACAGAGCTCCAGATATTATGTCCTTGACCACAAAATAGAACTCGGTGAAATGGCCGGACTATTCTTCAACGATATTGGTCGAATACTGTTCTACCTGTGCATAGCAATCTACTTGTACGGTGACTTGAGCATATACTCGGCAGCTGTTTCAAAAACACTGCGGGATGTTATTTG CGATCGCAACATGACATCGGACAATATGACCGACGATCAAATGGACTTACAACCTTGCTGGCAAGACTATGAGACACTCACCAGACTAGATTGTTATCGATTGTCACTAGTCGCATTTATCATGCTATTGGGGCCGTTTACCTTTTTCAATGTCACTAAAACGAAATACATCCAGATGTGCACAATACTCTTACGGTGGCTGG CTTTTACAGTCATGATAAGCATTGCTGTCCATCGTCTATTTGTATCGGGAAATCAAGGTCAACCGCCAGCGGCCAGGATTTTCGGTGTACCGACTCTGTTTGGTGTTTGTATATATTCATTTATGTGTCACCACTCTTTGCCGTCGTTACTAGCTCCAATCAGCTCTAAGAAATCATTAAAGTCACTCCTATCAATTGACTATTCGTTGATAGCTGCGTTCTACTTGTGCCTGGCACTCACCGGAGCGTTTGCATTCTCTCATTTGGAGGACTTGTACACATTGAACTTCGTGCCAGTCGGACAAGgatcatttcttttaaaatcaattgagTATTTCCTGTCGCTATTCCCAGTGTTCACATTGTCCGCCAGTTTTCCTATAATCGCTATAACGCTACGCAACAATCTGCAGACTCTATTCCTGGATACAACGCGCATTGAGTCgtacaatttctttttaaggCGAGTAATGTTCCCTTTATTGGCCATTGTACCGCCCGTTTTGGTCACATACTATACGGACAGTCTAACCAGTTTAGTTGGATTTACTGGATCATATGCCGGTTCTGGAATTCAATATTTCATTCCGATTGCATTAGTGTATTCGGCACGAAAAACCTGTAGTGACTTGCTGGGTCAAGGTATTCAAAATGAATTCCGAAGCCCATTCGTGAGTAATGCTTGGTTGGTTGGCGTGGGTGTGTGGGCCATTACGTGCGTCATATTGGTGACAGTGAATTTTTTCATTCGAGTTTAA